The Verrucomicrobiales bacterium DNA window CCTGACGTTCCAAACCCTGGCTGACCAGGTCCGTCGCAGCGTTCGTAATGTGCGGGGTAATCAATGGATGTTCCGCATGGGTCATCCCGCCGACCAGCCGCTCCGCATCCGCCCCGAGCTGCTGCAACGGGACGCCGACGGCGCATTCCCGATCCTGCGTGAGCTAACCCCGGTGCGCATGGACCTGACCCACAGCGCGTGGAGCGACATCTTTTTCCTTGGGATGGATTTTCCCGAGGGAGCCAAGGTCTTGAATGTGTCCGTCGACCTGGGGGTCCACGGCCGCGACGCCTCCGCCCGCCCCCCGGTCAGCGCCTGGCTGCGCGTGATCGAGGAGCCGGTGCTGCGCCTCACCTCCGTCGATCTCCGGTCGTCGGCCGATATCTCCGCGCTGTCTGAAGTCTTCGACTTCGCCAAGGACTATTTGGGTTTGCTCAAGGCGGCAGTGATCGCGTCGGGCATCGTGCCGCCTGGGGTCGAGGGAAGCGGCCAGAGCTTGCAGGACTTGCTGGGCCATTTGCTCGGCCCTGGACGGGGCTTGGAAATCGTCTCGAATGTCAACGACATCCCGAAGGGCTCGCGGCTCGCGGTTTCGACCAACCTGCTTGGATCCCTGGTCTCGGTGTGCATGCGCGCCACCGGGCAGGCGACCTCCCTCACCGGCCCGCTCGAGGAGTCGGAACGCCGCCTCGTGCTCGCCCGCGCCCTGCTCGGCGAATGGTTGGGAGGGTCGGGCGGTGGGTGGCAGGATAGTGGCGGGGTTTGGCCCGGCATGAAACTGATTGAAGGAGTCGCGGCGGAACCAGGCGACCCTGAGTTCGGCGTCAGCCGGGGACGGCTTATGCCGCAACACCGCATCCTCACCCAGGAGGAGTGTTCACCCGAAACCCGCCGACGACTGGAAGAGTCGCTCGTGTTGGTGCACGGGGGGATGGCACAAAATGTTGGACCGATCCTCGAGATGGTGACCGAAAAATACCTGCTTCGCTCGGAAGCGGAATGGCGCGGTCGACTCGATGCCCTCGGGGTGCTGGATGAGGTGCTCTCCGCTCTGAAGCGAGGTGACATTGCCGCGCTGGGAGCCGCCACCACGCGAAACTTCCGAGAGCCCATCCAAACGATCATCCCGTGGGCATCCACCTATTACACTGAACTTCTCATCGAGCGAACGCAGGAGGCCTTCGGCGCGGACTTTCTCGGTTTCTGGATGCTGGGCGGCATGAGTGGCGGCGGAATGGGATTCATTTTCAAGCCGGGCCGCAAAGCCGAGGCGCAGGAGCGTCTCCAGGAGATCATGACACGGACGAAGCGGGAACTGCACCATGCCCTCCCCTTCGCAATGGAACCTGTCGTGTATGATTTTGCTGTCAACGAGGCCGGAACTACCGCCGCCTTGCTGCAGGGTTCCGATGCCTTGATGCCGGCGGGATACTACACTCTGGTCGTGCCTCCGCTGCTTCGCCAGGATCGGCAATCCCTGTCGCCCGCTCGACGCAGCGAGCTCGATCGACTGGGTTCGGCGGCGCGCCGCAGCCCCGAGTTAAGCGGACTGGTGAAGACGCTCTTCGATGTGCTGCTGCCGCGCGGCAAGGCGGAAACCCACCAGGGCGGGTCATTGGCGGACCTGCTCTCGGAGCATGGATTCGATCGCACCCAGCACGAGCAAATCCGTCAGGACCTTCGCGAGGGGAGGATCGGCCTGGCACAAAACCGTTTGCGCGCCGATGCCGTCATCGAGGATCTGGCGGATGACGATCTTGTCCATTTTACCAGCGCCGCCCCCGCGTCAGAAAAGGCGGAACAGGCTGAACTCGCCTCGCTGGGAGAGCAAACCTTGCGACAGGGCGAGGTTGCTGTCCTGACGCTCGCAGCCGGCGCTGGAAGCCGCTGGACGCAGGGTGCGGGAGTGTGCAAAGCCCTGCACCCCTTCTGCAAGCTGTCGGGACGTCACCGCACCTTCATCGAAACTCACCTCGCCAAGAGCCGCAAAGTCAGCCGCCAATTTGGAACCCCGATTCCACATCTGTTCAGCACGAGCTATCTCACGCATGAGCCGATCGCGGAATATCTCCAACGCGAGAAAAACTACGGCTATGCCGGCCCAGTTCACCTGTCGCCGGGGCGAGCGGTTGGCTGGCGGTTGATTCCTACCGAACGCGATCTGCGCTTCGCCTGGGAAGAGATGCCTCAGCAGCGGCTGGACGAGCAGCAGCAGAAGGTCCGCGACAGCCTGCGCGCGGCCCTCATTCAGTGGGCGCGGAGCAACGGGGAAGCGACCGAATACACGGACAACCTCCCGCTGCAATGCATGCATCCAGTGGGACATTGGTATGAGGTGGCGAACCTGTTTCGCAATGGCTTGCTTGTCCGCCTGCTGCGGGAACGGCCGCAGCTCA harbors:
- a CDS encoding UTP--glucose-1-phosphate uridylyltransferase; translation: MHHLIDLIISPEASVRNQSLDGWCARWSLAELLEETRSLDQFRRRSENLYERVRALAFLYAIHRFHLPAKLPPHSGHQSAGPGASTGWIPFAGYDQLLQRRFEEAIDTFLRAQEKLGPNDPIFSALAVAYQRLTFQTLADQVRRSVRNVRGNQWMFRMGHPADQPLRIRPELLQRDADGAFPILRELTPVRMDLTHSAWSDIFFLGMDFPEGAKVLNVSVDLGVHGRDASARPPVSAWLRVIEEPVLRLTSVDLRSSADISALSEVFDFAKDYLGLLKAAVIASGIVPPGVEGSGQSLQDLLGHLLGPGRGLEIVSNVNDIPKGSRLAVSTNLLGSLVSVCMRATGQATSLTGPLEESERRLVLARALLGEWLGGSGGGWQDSGGVWPGMKLIEGVAAEPGDPEFGVSRGRLMPQHRILTQEECSPETRRRLEESLVLVHGGMAQNVGPILEMVTEKYLLRSEAEWRGRLDALGVLDEVLSALKRGDIAALGAATTRNFREPIQTIIPWASTYYTELLIERTQEAFGADFLGFWMLGGMSGGGMGFIFKPGRKAEAQERLQEIMTRTKRELHHALPFAMEPVVYDFAVNEAGTTAALLQGSDALMPAGYYTLVVPPLLRQDRQSLSPARRSELDRLGSAARRSPELSGLVKTLFDVLLPRGKAETHQGGSLADLLSEHGFDRTQHEQIRQDLREGRIGLAQNRLRADAVIEDLADDDLVHFTSAAPASEKAEQAELASLGEQTLRQGEVAVLTLAAGAGSRWTQGAGVCKALHPFCKLSGRHRTFIETHLAKSRKVSRQFGTPIPHLFSTSYLTHEPIAEYLQREKNYGYAGPVHLSPGRAVGWRLIPTERDLRFAWEEMPQQRLDEQQQKVRDSLRAALIQWARSNGEATEYTDNLPLQCMHPVGHWYEVANLFRNGLLVRLLRERPQLKYLLLHNVDTLGAQLDPLLLGHHIRSGHCLSFEVISRRIDDRGGGLAKVNGRVRLVEGLAMPREEEEFKLSYYNSMTTWISLDGLLKVFGLSREDLEDDAKVTAAIRSLAAKMPTYMTLKEVKKRWGHGQEDVFPVMQFEKLWGDFTALPEVSCGFMHVPRVRGQQLKDQAQLDGWLRDGSARYLETLLEWR